One segment of Nocardioides sp. QY071 DNA contains the following:
- the lysA gene encoding diaminopimelate decarboxylase produces MGRVPPGDYAGTSPVWLREPADVNALVPELWSSSARKEGGVLAIGGLPVPDLVADVNTPAYVLDEDDFRSRARAFRDGFAGYDVYYAGKAFLCTAVARWVAEEGLCLDVCSDGELSVALRAGTDPARIGYHGNNKTAMELRRAVDAGVGRIIVDSFHEIERVADVARQLGVRQGVMVRVTAGVEAHTHEFIATAHEDQKFGFSISSGDAFEAASRVVASEGLELRGLHSHIGSQIFDTSGWQVAARRVLALHARIATELALVMPELDLGGGFGIAYTTQDDPADPAVLAEQITKIVTGECAALGIAVPHLSIEPGRAIVGPAMCTVYTVGTVKQVALDGGATRTYVSVDGGMSDNIRTALYDADYSCTLASRASDATPVLARVVGKHCESGDIVVKDEFLPGDIAPGDLVAVPATGAYGRSMASNYNHALRPPVVAVKDGRARVVVRRETVDDLLATDLG; encoded by the coding sequence ATGGGACGCGTCCCGCCCGGCGACTACGCCGGTACGTCGCCCGTGTGGCTGCGCGAGCCCGCCGACGTCAACGCACTGGTCCCCGAGCTGTGGTCCTCGTCGGCCCGCAAGGAGGGCGGCGTGCTGGCGATCGGCGGCCTGCCGGTCCCGGACCTGGTCGCCGACGTGAACACGCCCGCCTACGTCCTCGACGAGGACGACTTCCGCTCGCGGGCGCGCGCCTTCCGTGACGGCTTCGCCGGCTACGACGTCTACTACGCGGGCAAGGCGTTCCTGTGCACCGCCGTCGCCCGGTGGGTGGCGGAGGAGGGGCTGTGCCTCGACGTGTGCAGCGACGGCGAGCTGAGTGTCGCGCTGCGCGCGGGCACCGATCCCGCGCGGATCGGCTACCACGGCAACAACAAGACGGCGATGGAGCTGCGACGCGCGGTCGACGCGGGCGTCGGCCGGATCATCGTCGACTCGTTCCACGAGATCGAGCGGGTCGCCGACGTGGCCCGCCAGCTCGGCGTACGCCAGGGCGTGATGGTGCGGGTGACCGCCGGCGTCGAGGCCCACACCCACGAGTTCATCGCGACCGCGCACGAGGACCAGAAGTTCGGCTTCTCGATCTCCTCGGGCGACGCGTTCGAGGCGGCGTCGCGGGTCGTGGCCTCCGAGGGGCTGGAGCTGCGCGGCCTGCACAGCCACATCGGCTCGCAGATCTTCGACACCTCCGGCTGGCAGGTCGCCGCGCGCCGCGTGCTCGCCCTACACGCCCGCATCGCCACCGAGCTGGCCCTCGTCATGCCCGAGCTCGACCTCGGCGGCGGCTTCGGCATCGCCTACACGACCCAGGACGACCCTGCCGACCCCGCGGTGCTGGCCGAGCAGATCACGAAGATCGTGACGGGCGAGTGCGCCGCGCTCGGCATCGCCGTACCGCACCTGTCGATCGAGCCCGGCCGCGCCATCGTCGGCCCGGCCATGTGCACCGTCTACACGGTCGGCACCGTCAAGCAGGTCGCCCTCGACGGCGGCGCCACGCGCACCTACGTCTCCGTCGACGGCGGAATGAGCGACAACATCCGCACAGCGCTGTACGACGCCGACTACTCCTGCACGCTCGCCTCCCGTGCCTCGGACGCCACGCCGGTCCTGGCGCGGGTCGTCGGCAAGCACTGCGAGTCCGGCGACATCGTGGTCAAGGACGAGTTCCTGCCCGGCGACATCGCCCCCGGCGACCTGGTCGCCGTCCCCGCGACGGGTGCGTACGGCCGCTCGATGGCGTCCAACTACAACCACGCCCTCCGCCCGCCGGTGGTCGCGGTCAAGGACGGCCGGGCCCGGGTCGTCGTGCGCCGGGAGACGGTCGACGACCTGCTCGCCACCGACCTCGGCTGA
- the argS gene encoding arginine--tRNA ligase: MTPAQLSTTIVDALSTLVDQGDLALPDGVPSEVTVERPRQKGHGDYATNVALQLAKKAGTNPRALGELLAARLKEADGIADVELAGPGFLNITVEAGAQGQVAAEVVAAGASYGRSDVLAGQKINVEFISANPTGPLHLGHTRWAVLGDAIGRVLAAAGADVTREFYINDRGVQMNHFADSIIASALGEPKPEGGYAGEYIDDLAKAVEAASPGIFQLEGEERRAAVRAKGYEIQLKEQQDQLDGFNTHFDVWFSELSLHDSGSVPETLARLKELGHVFEQDGALWMRTTDFGDDKDRVLIKSDGELTYFASDTAYYLNKRARGFDHCIYLLGADHHGYVGRLRAMAACVGDDPDQTLDVMIGQLVKILKDGQELKLSKRAGNIITLDDLASEIGVDALRYSLARYPADSPLTLDVAEITKASNDNPVYYVQYAHARTCRMLANAADLGMTLPDLATEFDPSLLAHERDGELLRALAEYPRVVASAAELREPHRVARYLEDTASVFNKWYDTKECRMLPQGDEPVGPANLARLVLVVATQTVIAGGLDLLGVSAPERM, from the coding sequence GTGACTCCAGCGCAGCTCTCCACCACGATCGTCGACGCCCTCTCGACGCTCGTCGACCAGGGTGATCTCGCCCTGCCCGACGGCGTCCCCAGCGAGGTGACGGTGGAGCGACCGCGGCAGAAGGGGCACGGGGACTACGCGACCAACGTCGCGCTGCAGCTGGCCAAGAAGGCTGGGACCAACCCGCGGGCGCTGGGGGAGCTGCTGGCCGCGCGGCTCAAGGAGGCCGACGGGATCGCGGACGTCGAGCTGGCCGGGCCGGGCTTCCTCAACATCACCGTCGAGGCCGGTGCCCAGGGACAGGTGGCGGCGGAGGTCGTGGCCGCCGGGGCGTCGTACGGACGCAGCGATGTCCTCGCCGGCCAGAAGATCAACGTCGAGTTCATCTCCGCCAACCCGACCGGCCCGCTGCACCTGGGCCACACCCGGTGGGCGGTGCTCGGCGACGCGATCGGGCGAGTGCTCGCGGCGGCGGGCGCCGACGTGACGCGGGAGTTCTACATCAACGACCGCGGCGTGCAGATGAACCACTTCGCCGACTCGATCATCGCCTCGGCGCTGGGCGAGCCCAAGCCCGAGGGCGGGTACGCCGGCGAGTACATCGACGACCTCGCCAAGGCGGTGGAGGCGGCCAGTCCCGGGATCTTCCAGCTGGAGGGCGAGGAGCGGCGCGCCGCCGTACGGGCCAAGGGCTACGAGATCCAGCTCAAGGAGCAGCAGGACCAGCTCGACGGGTTCAACACCCACTTCGACGTCTGGTTCTCCGAGCTCTCGCTCCACGACTCGGGCTCGGTGCCCGAGACGCTCGCGCGGCTCAAGGAGCTCGGCCACGTCTTCGAGCAGGACGGCGCGCTGTGGATGCGCACGACCGACTTCGGCGACGACAAGGACCGGGTGCTCATCAAGTCCGACGGCGAGCTCACCTACTTCGCCTCCGACACTGCCTACTACCTCAACAAGCGGGCGCGCGGGTTCGACCACTGCATCTACCTGCTCGGCGCCGACCACCACGGGTACGTCGGCCGGTTGCGGGCGATGGCGGCCTGCGTCGGCGACGACCCCGACCAGACGCTCGACGTGATGATCGGCCAGCTGGTCAAGATCCTCAAGGACGGCCAGGAGCTCAAGCTCTCGAAGCGGGCCGGCAACATCATCACCCTGGACGACCTCGCGAGCGAGATCGGCGTCGACGCGCTGCGCTACTCGCTGGCGCGCTACCCGGCCGACTCGCCGCTGACCCTCGACGTCGCCGAGATCACCAAGGCGTCCAACGACAACCCGGTCTACTACGTGCAGTACGCCCACGCACGGACCTGCCGGATGCTCGCCAACGCCGCCGACCTCGGCATGACGCTGCCGGACCTCGCGACCGAGTTCGACCCGAGCCTGCTCGCCCACGAGCGCGACGGCGAGCTGCTGCGGGCGCTGGCGGAGTACCCGCGGGTCGTGGCCAGCGCCGCCGAGCTGCGCGAGCCGCACCGGGTCGCGCGCTACCTGGAGGACACCGCGTCGGTGTTCAACAAGTGGTACGACACCAAGGAGTGCCGGATGCTGCCGCAGGGCGACGAGCCCGTCGGCCCGGCCAACCTCGCGCGCCTGGTGCTCGTGGTCGCCACGCAGACCGTGATCGCGGGCGGCCTCGACCTGCTCGGCGTCTCCGCGCCGGAGCGCATGTGA